From the genome of Primulina eburnea isolate SZY01 chromosome 12, ASM2296580v1, whole genome shotgun sequence, one region includes:
- the LOC140807356 gene encoding small ribosomal subunit protein eS27y, translating into MVLSNDIDLLNPPAELEKRKHKLKRLVQSPNSFFMDVKCQGCFNITTVFSHSQTVVVCGNCQTVLCQPTGGRARLTEGCSFRRKGD; encoded by the exons ATG GTTCTTTCAAACGACATCGATTTGCTGAATCCTCCGGCGGAACTTGAAAAGAGGAAGCATAAGCTAAAGCGTCTCGTCCAGTCGCCAAATTCATTCTTCATG GATGTGAAGTGTCAGGGTTGCTTTAATAT AACCACTGTGTTTAGCCATTCACAAACTGTTGTCGTGTGCGGTAACTGCCAGACGGTGTTGTGTCAACCCACCGGAGGGCGTGCTAGGCTCACCGAGGGCTGTTCCTTCCGGAGAAAGGGTGATTGA